The proteins below come from a single Asanoa ferruginea genomic window:
- a CDS encoding helix-turn-helix domain-containing protein, translating to MTSPDVGPTARRIVVGAHLRRLREAAGVSREDAGYHVRGSASKISRMELGRVSFKERDVADLLTLYGVAEESQREPLLSLARDSRSDGWWHRYDDVLESWFGTYVGLEEAASTIRAYQVQFVPGLLQTADYTRGVVVSGLPDTPAAEVDRRVKLRLERQRILERTPPATYWVVMDEAALRRPVGGRAAMQGQLKHLLEVGQRPNITIQVMPLRRGTHTADGGAFSMLRFADPDIPDIVYVEQLVSALYMDKPEHVERYRQAMERLTVAALSPADTTDFFSKLLKAT from the coding sequence ATGACCTCCCCCGACGTCGGTCCTACGGCACGACGCATCGTCGTGGGCGCGCACCTGCGCCGCCTGCGTGAGGCGGCGGGGGTGTCCAGAGAGGACGCGGGCTACCACGTTCGTGGCTCGGCGTCGAAGATCTCCCGGATGGAGCTGGGCCGGGTCAGCTTCAAGGAACGCGACGTAGCCGACCTGCTCACCCTCTACGGCGTCGCCGAGGAGTCCCAGCGCGAGCCGTTGCTGTCACTGGCGCGTGATTCGCGGTCCGACGGCTGGTGGCACCGTTACGACGACGTGCTGGAGAGCTGGTTCGGCACCTACGTCGGTCTCGAGGAGGCGGCGTCGACGATCCGGGCGTACCAGGTGCAATTCGTTCCTGGTTTGCTCCAGACGGCCGACTACACGCGCGGTGTCGTGGTGTCCGGGCTGCCCGACACGCCGGCAGCCGAAGTGGACCGGCGGGTGAAGCTGCGGCTCGAACGGCAGCGGATCCTCGAGCGGACGCCGCCGGCGACCTACTGGGTCGTGATGGACGAGGCGGCGCTGCGGCGGCCGGTCGGTGGGCGTGCCGCCATGCAGGGGCAGCTCAAGCACCTGCTCGAGGTGGGGCAGCGCCCGAACATCACCATTCAGGTGATGCCGCTGCGGCGGGGGACGCACACCGCAGATGGTGGTGCGTTCAGCATGCTGCGGTTCGCTGATCCCGATATTCCCGACATCGTGTATGTGGAGCAGCTGGTGAGCGCCCTCTACATGGACAAGCCGGAACATGTGGAACGCTACCGCCAGGCGATGGAACGGTTGACGGTGGCTGCGTTGTCACCCGCCGACACCACCGACTTCTTCTCGAAGCTCCTCAAGGCCACCTGA
- a CDS encoding class I SAM-dependent methyltransferase, producing MTEHRFYGDLAPWWPLISPAEQYAEEAAFAATLLGDDTRTVLELGSGGGHMAVHLKKQFEITLVDLAPGMLEQSRKINPELPHHQGDMRDVRLGRTFDAVFIHDAIGYMITEDDLRRALETAAVHASKVVIIPDATTEIFEPDTDHGGVDGDDGRAARYLSWTYAGDGNTVKTDYAFLLREADAGAGTDVTVAHETHVNGLFPRDTWLRLLRQQGFKTADAVTEETSDGRTPRICFVARKTD from the coding sequence GTGACCGAGCATCGCTTCTACGGTGACCTCGCACCCTGGTGGCCGCTGATCTCCCCGGCCGAGCAATACGCCGAGGAGGCCGCCTTCGCGGCAACCCTGCTGGGCGATGACACCCGCACCGTGCTCGAGTTGGGGAGCGGCGGCGGGCACATGGCCGTACACCTGAAGAAGCAGTTTGAGATCACGCTTGTTGACCTTGCGCCGGGCATGCTGGAGCAGTCCCGGAAGATCAACCCGGAGCTGCCGCATCACCAGGGCGATATGCGCGACGTGCGGCTAGGTCGGACCTTTGACGCCGTGTTCATCCATGACGCGATCGGCTACATGATCACCGAGGATGATCTCCGGCGGGCGCTCGAGACCGCGGCGGTGCATGCCAGCAAGGTCGTGATCATTCCGGACGCGACCACGGAGATCTTCGAGCCCGACACCGACCACGGCGGCGTCGACGGCGATGACGGGCGGGCCGCCCGCTACCTGAGCTGGACCTACGCGGGCGACGGCAACACGGTCAAAACCGACTACGCGTTCCTACTGCGCGAAGCCGACGCCGGCGCCGGCACTGACGTGACCGTGGCGCATGAGACACACGTCAACGGGCTGTTCCCGCGCGACACCTGGCTGCGGCTGCTGCGGCAACAGGGGTTCAAGACAGCGGATGCGGTCACCGAGGAGACCTCGGATGGCCGCACCCCGCGCATCTGTTTCGTGGCAAGAAAAACGGACTAA
- a CDS encoding 50S ribosomal protein L36 → MKVRTSLRSLRRKPGAKVVRRRNRIMVLNRKNPRWSGRQG, encoded by the coding sequence ATGAAGGTACGCACTTCGCTCCGCTCCCTCCGCCGCAAGCCAGGCGCGAAGGTCGTCCGGCGACGCAACCGGATCATGGTGCTCAACCGGAAGAACCCGCGCTGGAGCGGCCGCCAGGGTTAG
- a CDS encoding FUSC family protein has protein sequence MRITGDLLAPADPADIAPTASRTRRFWARVRGQEPIPGLRTIKVALATVLAFLLAEPLASTDPPIVAALTALLVVQVSPIKSIRSGWERIGSVLAGVLVAVVLSSVFGLHWWSLGVTVVASMTIAYALRLGDHALEVPISAMLVLAVAGNTDVGMERIYETFIGAGVAVVVSVALPRVYVQPAGDAIGKLAAEIGKQLRDMAGWLQTDWTADRANDSLRRARNIEQLINTARKALTQAEDSVRLNPRAMRTAHIPVTMRPGLTALEFCTISLRGVSRALLDRRSGDCAPHPPGQWVTLSLSRLLDAIADAVLAFGVVIASDVNAPPPSPEPLRHALRRARFLRDEATFQLQEDAKTEPAIWRVNGALVGHLDRLINDLDPDTESVSPAITRPRPEPVKPLRRFTPAVIRQQLDDGARSIRRRIRR, from the coding sequence GTGCGGATCACCGGTGACCTGCTGGCCCCCGCCGACCCCGCCGACATCGCACCCACCGCCTCCCGCACCCGCCGCTTCTGGGCCCGCGTACGCGGCCAGGAGCCCATTCCCGGCCTACGGACGATCAAGGTGGCGCTCGCCACGGTCCTGGCGTTCCTGCTGGCCGAGCCCTTGGCGTCGACCGACCCACCGATCGTCGCCGCGCTGACCGCCCTGCTCGTCGTCCAGGTCAGCCCGATCAAGAGCATCCGCTCGGGTTGGGAACGGATCGGCAGCGTGCTCGCTGGCGTACTCGTCGCCGTCGTGCTATCCAGCGTCTTCGGTCTGCACTGGTGGAGCCTTGGCGTGACAGTCGTGGCATCCATGACAATTGCCTACGCGCTCCGGCTCGGTGACCACGCGCTCGAAGTGCCGATCTCAGCGATGCTCGTGCTCGCCGTCGCCGGCAACACCGACGTCGGCATGGAAAGGATCTACGAAACCTTCATCGGCGCCGGCGTAGCGGTCGTGGTGAGCGTGGCGCTGCCGAGGGTCTACGTCCAACCCGCCGGCGACGCGATCGGCAAACTCGCCGCGGAGATCGGTAAACAGTTGCGCGACATGGCGGGCTGGCTGCAAACGGACTGGACCGCCGACCGCGCCAACGACAGCCTGCGCCGCGCCCGCAACATCGAGCAACTGATCAACACCGCCCGCAAGGCCCTCACGCAAGCGGAAGACAGCGTGCGCCTCAACCCGCGCGCCATGCGTACCGCGCACATCCCGGTCACCATGCGCCCCGGCCTCACCGCGCTGGAGTTCTGCACGATCTCGCTGCGCGGCGTATCCCGCGCCCTCCTCGACCGCCGCTCCGGCGACTGCGCGCCACACCCGCCCGGCCAGTGGGTCACGCTGAGCCTGTCCCGCCTGCTCGACGCGATCGCCGACGCGGTCCTGGCGTTCGGCGTGGTGATCGCCTCCGACGTGAACGCGCCCCCGCCAAGCCCCGAACCGCTCCGCCACGCACTACGCCGCGCCCGCTTCCTCCGCGACGAGGCCACCTTCCAACTCCAGGAAGACGCCAAAACGGAGCCCGCAATCTGGCGCGTCAACGGCGCGCTGGTCGGCCACCTGGACCGCTTGATCAACGACCTCGATCCAGACACGGAGTCGGTCTCGCCGGCGATCACCCGCCCGCGCCCCGAGCCGGTCAAGCCGTTGCGCCGCTTCACGCCGGCGGTCATCCGGCAGCAGCTCGACGACGGCGCGCGGTCTATCCGCCGGCGCATCCGGCGATAA
- a CDS encoding pyridoxamine 5'-phosphate oxidase family protein has translation MATWQEFVDEAPQIAEIFQRRHAATGKLCMLGTIRADGSPRISPIEPRVFEGRLTLVGMPNTTKFRDLGRDPRFCLHTATVDPQVGDGDVKLFGSVYHDPDRAMHQRFADDVFAEIGLDLRGQEFDPFYVAELHSASAVTYNDAQLVVTIWKPGQGERAVAKS, from the coding sequence ATGGCTACCTGGCAGGAGTTCGTCGACGAAGCGCCGCAGATCGCCGAGATCTTTCAACGGAGGCACGCCGCCACCGGCAAGTTGTGCATGCTCGGCACCATCCGGGCCGATGGTTCGCCACGGATCAGCCCGATCGAGCCGCGGGTTTTCGAGGGCCGGCTGACCCTCGTCGGGATGCCCAACACCACGAAGTTCCGCGACCTCGGCCGTGACCCGCGGTTCTGCCTGCACACGGCCACTGTGGACCCGCAGGTCGGCGATGGTGACGTGAAGCTGTTCGGTTCCGTCTACCACGATCCCGACCGGGCGATGCACCAGCGGTTCGCCGACGACGTCTTCGCCGAGATCGGCCTCGACCTGCGCGGCCAGGAGTTCGACCCGTTCTACGTGGCCGAGTTGCACAGCGCGTCGGCGGTCACCTACAACGACGCCCAGCTCGTCGTCACCATCTGGAAGCCGGGCCAGGGCGAGCGCGCGGTCGCCAAGTCCTGA
- a CDS encoding aldo/keto reductase, with translation MNYYLLGRSGLRVSRLALGTMNFGVDGFHAAYGKTEAEAEPIFRRYVEAGGNLIDTADFYTAGQSEIILGKLMAAGGVRDRLVLTSKFTNTVDPADPNAGGNGRKHMIRAVEASLRRLGTDYLDLYLLHTWDRITPVEEVVRTFDDLVRAGKIRYAGLSDVPAWYAARAQTFAEAHALTPMITVQLPYSLVARDIEAEYVSMAQSLGLGLTAWSPIGGGLLTGKYRPSGDGVAGDGRLALDGQRPVGEREWRVVKELDQVAGELGRSMAQVAINWAATQPAVGSVIVGASRPAQLDSNLAALDFEIPAELRARLDEASKPALGLPYGMFTPEYQSWIVSPGLGIGDKPAGYAPPVWNAA, from the coding sequence ATGAACTACTACCTGTTGGGGCGCTCCGGGCTGCGGGTGAGCCGGCTGGCGCTCGGCACGATGAACTTCGGCGTTGACGGCTTCCACGCTGCATACGGCAAGACCGAGGCGGAGGCCGAGCCGATCTTTCGGCGCTACGTGGAGGCGGGCGGCAACCTGATCGATACCGCCGACTTCTACACCGCCGGGCAGAGCGAGATCATCCTCGGAAAGCTGATGGCCGCGGGCGGCGTACGCGATCGCCTGGTGTTGACCAGTAAGTTCACCAACACGGTCGATCCGGCGGACCCGAACGCCGGCGGCAACGGGCGCAAGCACATGATCCGTGCCGTCGAGGCGTCGCTGCGCCGGCTCGGCACCGACTATCTCGACCTCTACCTGCTGCACACGTGGGACCGGATCACTCCCGTCGAGGAGGTCGTGCGGACCTTCGACGACCTCGTGCGCGCCGGCAAGATCCGCTACGCGGGGCTTTCCGACGTGCCCGCCTGGTACGCCGCCCGCGCCCAGACCTTCGCCGAAGCGCACGCGCTCACCCCGATGATCACGGTGCAACTCCCCTACTCGCTGGTGGCCCGCGACATCGAGGCCGAGTACGTGTCGATGGCACAGTCCCTCGGCCTGGGCCTGACCGCGTGGAGCCCGATCGGCGGCGGCCTGCTCACCGGCAAATACCGCCCGAGCGGCGACGGGGTGGCCGGCGACGGTCGGCTGGCCCTCGACGGGCAGCGCCCCGTCGGCGAGCGCGAGTGGCGGGTGGTCAAGGAACTCGACCAGGTGGCCGGCGAACTCGGCCGCAGCATGGCCCAGGTCGCGATCAACTGGGCGGCCACCCAACCGGCGGTCGGCTCGGTGATCGTCGGCGCCAGCCGGCCCGCGCAGCTCGACAGCAACCTCGCCGCGCTCGACTTCGAGATTCCGGCGGAGTTGCGCGCCCGGCTCGACGAGGCCAGCAAGCCGGCGCTCGGCCTGCCGTATGGGATGTTCACGCCTGAATACCAGTCGTGGATCGTCAGCCCCGGGCTGGGCATCGGCGACAAGCCGGCCGGTTACGCGCCTCCGGTGTGGAACGCGGCGTGA
- a CDS encoding TetR/AcrR family transcriptional regulator, with product MGAERTLTRKGAATRQRIVEGAAAEIRERGIAATTLDDVRARTGTSKSQLFHYFPEGKDQLLLAVAQQEADRVLSDQQPQLGALTSWPAWQAWRDRVVARYLAQGCDCPLSGLTAQLGRNSPGAQAVVSELIAQWQGEIAAGIRHMQGIGEIDPALDADRSAAALLAGIQGGVMVMLATGNIGHLEAALDIGIASLRR from the coding sequence ATGGGTGCGGAGCGGACCTTGACCCGCAAGGGTGCCGCGACCCGGCAGCGGATCGTCGAGGGCGCTGCGGCCGAGATCCGCGAGCGGGGCATTGCCGCCACCACTCTCGACGACGTGCGTGCCCGCACCGGGACCAGCAAGAGCCAGCTCTTCCACTACTTCCCCGAGGGCAAAGACCAGTTGCTGCTGGCGGTCGCCCAGCAGGAGGCCGACCGCGTCCTGAGCGACCAGCAGCCGCAACTTGGCGCTCTCACCTCCTGGCCCGCCTGGCAGGCCTGGCGTGACCGGGTCGTCGCCCGCTATCTGGCCCAGGGCTGCGACTGCCCACTCAGCGGCCTCACCGCCCAACTCGGCCGCAACTCCCCCGGCGCGCAGGCGGTGGTCTCCGAGCTGATCGCACAGTGGCAGGGCGAGATCGCCGCCGGGATCCGGCACATGCAGGGCATCGGCGAGATCGACCCGGCCCTCGACGCCGACCGGTCGGCCGCCGCTCTGCTCGCCGGCATTCAGGGTGGGGTGATGGTGATGCTCGCCACCGGCAACATCGGGCACCTCGAAGCCGCGCTCGACATCGGGATCGCCAGCCTGCGCCGGTGA
- a CDS encoding DUF1345 domain-containing protein: protein MRWWTHESSRQLVSALPVALSLLVPGDPLVRVVAGWDIYAACYIVLTWLAYRRREPSALRALALASRRRRLADRLLAISPEQISQGAAGVALIATVIAMPQARRLGTSPSLVLGICIFAVVSCWLILQIGFAITYLGLWAEEGGLTFPGDHEPGVVDFLYFAGGVGTTFGATDVVVTQQRVRRRVLVHSVLAFCFNTLVLAVAVTILTTYIPTS from the coding sequence ATGCGCTGGTGGACCCATGAGTCATCTCGACAGCTTGTCTCCGCACTGCCTGTCGCACTCTCCTTGCTGGTTCCCGGCGATCCGCTGGTGCGGGTGGTCGCCGGCTGGGACATCTACGCCGCCTGCTACATCGTGCTCACCTGGCTCGCCTACCGCAGGCGCGAACCGTCGGCCTTGCGGGCGCTGGCACTCGCGTCGAGGCGCCGGCGACTGGCCGACCGGCTGCTGGCCATCAGCCCGGAGCAGATCTCCCAGGGAGCGGCAGGTGTCGCGCTGATCGCCACGGTGATCGCGATGCCGCAGGCGCGGCGGCTGGGCACCTCGCCCTCCCTGGTGCTCGGGATCTGCATCTTCGCGGTGGTCAGCTGCTGGCTGATCCTGCAGATCGGCTTCGCCATCACCTATCTGGGCCTGTGGGCGGAGGAAGGCGGGCTGACCTTCCCGGGCGACCACGAGCCGGGAGTGGTCGATTTCCTCTATTTCGCGGGCGGGGTCGGCACCACCTTCGGTGCGACGGACGTCGTCGTCACCCAGCAGCGGGTGCGGCGCCGGGTGCTCGTGCACAGCGTGTTGGCCTTCTGCTTCAACACCCTCGTTCTCGCTGTCGCCGTCACGATCCTGACCACCTACATCCCCACGTCGTGA
- a CDS encoding DUF4331 family protein: protein MSNHFSADNLKFPGDDRRLDLTDVYAFTSSSNPDKTVLIMDANPTGAPPPIPEQHQGPEFYPGAVYRINVDSDGDTQGDVAFTFVFSDYENGQQTGTAWYATGADARQPEPAGSVLADSVPVTFDGAVKPVEADQIRLFLGLRSDPFFADVEGALHDLTWTGHDDFAGNNVDCIALEVPSEMLGPDPTIGIWATISRRNNGKLEQMDRGGNPTINPFINPDGQKNLYNARQPSDDVANYLGPWSKVLEDGGYSPEDAKTAAMQDLPDILRYDRTRPAAYPNGRKLTDDVFSMRFAWLTNGRIGPTGLRPHDDMLPQFPYLGPPNP, encoded by the coding sequence ATGTCGAACCACTTCAGCGCTGACAACCTCAAGTTCCCCGGCGACGACCGGCGCCTGGACCTGACCGACGTCTACGCGTTCACGTCGTCCAGCAACCCCGACAAGACCGTGCTCATCATGGACGCCAACCCGACCGGCGCACCGCCGCCGATCCCCGAGCAACACCAGGGCCCGGAGTTCTACCCCGGCGCCGTCTATCGCATCAATGTGGACAGTGACGGCGACACCCAGGGCGACGTGGCGTTCACGTTCGTCTTCTCCGACTACGAGAACGGCCAGCAGACCGGCACGGCCTGGTATGCCACCGGCGCCGACGCCCGCCAGCCCGAGCCCGCGGGTTCGGTGCTGGCCGATTCGGTCCCGGTCACCTTCGACGGCGCGGTCAAGCCGGTCGAGGCCGACCAGATCCGCCTGTTCCTGGGCCTGCGCAGCGACCCGTTCTTCGCCGACGTCGAGGGCGCCCTGCACGACCTCACCTGGACGGGCCACGACGACTTCGCGGGCAACAACGTCGACTGCATCGCGCTCGAGGTGCCGAGCGAGATGCTCGGGCCGGACCCGACCATCGGCATCTGGGCGACGATCAGCCGCCGCAACAACGGCAAGCTGGAACAGATGGACCGTGGCGGCAACCCGACGATCAACCCGTTCATCAACCCCGACGGGCAGAAGAACCTCTACAACGCCCGCCAGCCGTCCGACGACGTGGCCAACTACCTGGGCCCGTGGTCGAAGGTGCTGGAAGACGGCGGCTATTCGCCGGAAGACGCCAAAACGGCGGCGATGCAGGACCTGCCCGACATCCTGCGCTACGACCGCACCAGGCCCGCCGCCTACCCCAACGGCCGCAAGCTGACGGACGACGTCTTCAGCATGCGCTTCGCGTGGCTGACCAACGGCCGCATCGGCCCGACGGGCCTGCGCCCACACGACGACATGCTGCCCCAGTTCCCTTACCTCGGCCCACCGAATCCGTAG
- the cpt gene encoding chloramphenicol phosphotransferase CPT translates to MQAKVIVLNGGSSSGKSGIARCLQAVLPESWLAVGTDTFVEMLPATKGLIEFPPDGTVVIAPEFRALEAAWRDGVAAMARQGARVIVDEVFLGGADSQNEWRRALGDLPVLWVGVRCDGAVAAGRETARGDRVAGMALDQAEIVHRGVGYDLEVDTTHTEAMECARAIAARAQQTS, encoded by the coding sequence GTGCAGGCGAAGGTGATTGTGCTCAACGGCGGTTCCAGTTCCGGCAAGTCGGGCATCGCGCGGTGTCTTCAGGCCGTCTTGCCGGAGAGCTGGCTGGCGGTGGGGACCGACACGTTCGTCGAGATGTTGCCCGCGACCAAGGGTCTGATCGAGTTTCCGCCCGACGGGACGGTGGTGATCGCGCCAGAGTTCCGCGCGTTGGAAGCCGCCTGGCGCGACGGCGTAGCCGCGATGGCGCGGCAAGGCGCCCGGGTCATCGTCGACGAGGTCTTTCTCGGTGGGGCAGACTCGCAGAACGAGTGGCGGCGGGCGTTGGGCGACCTGCCCGTCCTCTGGGTCGGCGTCAGGTGCGACGGCGCGGTCGCGGCCGGTCGGGAGACCGCCCGCGGCGATCGGGTCGCCGGCATGGCCCTGGATCAGGCCGAGATCGTCCATCGGGGGGTCGGCTACGACCTCGAGGTCGACACGACCCACACCGAGGCGATGGAGTGCGCCCGGGCCATCGCGGCCCGGGCGCAACAAACTAGCTGA